Proteins encoded by one window of Streptomyces sp. NBC_01571:
- a CDS encoding DinB family protein, with translation MSETVTVNELATHDSAHEPTATGERADLLEALAKHRHFLRFTTRDLTDEQAGRRTTASQLCLGGLIKHVTAVERAWAQFILDGPSAMPDFTSMTDADWARRADEFRMLPGETLTGVLADYAEVARRTDELIATLPDLDATQPLPKAPWSEPGTRWSARRVLMHIITETAQHAGHADIIRESLDGAKTMG, from the coding sequence ATGAGCGAGACCGTGACTGTCAACGAACTGGCCACCCACGACTCGGCCCATGAGCCCACCGCTACCGGCGAGCGCGCCGACTTGCTGGAGGCCCTGGCCAAGCATCGTCACTTCCTGCGATTCACCACCCGTGACCTCACCGACGAGCAGGCCGGGCGCCGGACCACCGCCAGCCAGCTGTGCTTGGGCGGCCTGATCAAACATGTCACTGCGGTCGAGCGAGCCTGGGCGCAGTTCATCCTGGACGGCCCGTCGGCGATGCCCGACTTCACCTCCATGACCGATGCCGACTGGGCCCGACGGGCCGACGAGTTCCGGATGCTGCCCGGCGAGACGCTGACCGGCGTGCTCGCCGACTACGCCGAGGTAGCCCGCCGAACAGACGAACTGATCGCCACCCTCCCCGACCTGGACGCCACACAACCGCTACCGAAGGCCCCGTGGTCCGAACCGGGCACGCGATGGTCGGCCCGCCGGGTACTGATGCACATCATCACCGAGACCGCCCAGCACGCCGGCCACGCCGACATCATCCGCGAGTCCCTGGACGGCGCCAAGACCATGGGTTAG
- a CDS encoding DUF4097 family beta strand repeat-containing protein, translating into MARTARTRTVAATGAVVALVATLAACGAGAGDDRHPEHRSFALHGRTLTVDSDDSALELVVADSARTDTVDVTRWFQGHVVVGGDPRVTWAMKGDRLTLRMKCSGMIADCSAKHRIVVPSGVAVNVVDGDGSVRANGFTAALNIRTSDGSVRVTDSSGPLDLRSGDGSISALDVDSRQVRARTEDGSVRLGLGVVPDLVESRSGDGSLTIELPHHAYRVSTGSDDGSVHVSVPRDPAGSHRISAHTGDGSITVRTAK; encoded by the coding sequence ATGGCACGTACAGCGCGCACTCGGACGGTGGCCGCGACCGGCGCCGTCGTGGCCCTCGTCGCGACGCTCGCGGCATGCGGCGCGGGCGCCGGGGACGACCGGCATCCGGAGCACCGGTCCTTCGCCCTGCACGGGCGCACGCTCACCGTGGACTCGGACGACTCCGCGCTCGAGCTCGTGGTCGCCGACTCCGCGCGTACGGACACGGTCGACGTCACCCGGTGGTTCCAGGGGCACGTCGTCGTCGGAGGCGACCCCCGGGTGACCTGGGCGATGAAGGGCGACCGGCTCACCCTGCGGATGAAGTGCTCGGGCATGATCGCCGACTGCAGCGCCAAGCACCGGATCGTGGTGCCGTCCGGCGTCGCCGTGAACGTCGTCGACGGGGACGGCAGCGTACGGGCGAACGGATTCACGGCGGCGCTGAACATCCGCACGTCAGACGGCAGTGTCCGCGTGACGGACTCCTCCGGCCCCCTGGACCTGCGCAGCGGCGACGGTTCGATCAGCGCGCTCGACGTGGACTCGCGCCAGGTGCGCGCCCGCACCGAGGACGGCTCCGTACGGCTCGGACTCGGCGTCGTACCGGACCTGGTGGAGTCCCGCAGCGGCGACGGTTCGCTCACCATCGAGCTGCCCCACCACGCCTACCGGGTGAGCACCGGGAGCGACGACGGCTCGGTGCATGTGTCCGTGCCCCGGGACCCGGCCGGCTCGCACCGGATCTCCGCCCACACCGGCGACGGGAGCATCACCGTGCGGACCGCGAAGTAG
- a CDS encoding tyrosine-type recombinase/integrase, with amino-acid sequence MAFGDFAQSWFKDRDYAATTRERNAGVLNRHILPTFRTVPLREITTPQVRRWRTDLLDAGVGPATVSKAYQVLRAIMNTAVDDGLIERNPCRVKGAGTVTHTERPFLSVPGVYRLADAVPPHCRVLVLLAAFAALRFGELAALQRRDIDLEARTVSVRRSYSETRTDGLTVKAPKSAPGVRTVAFPASLVPDLAHHLAEHAEAGRTGLVFVGARGGVLRRNNFRRIWLRALSTTGLGDVHFHDLRHTGNTLAATGGATTRELMHRMGHSSVRAALVYQHLVNGRDHQIADYVGGQIKKVKRPPRGPSGT; translated from the coding sequence ATTGCGTTCGGTGACTTCGCGCAGTCGTGGTTCAAGGATCGCGACTACGCGGCCACCACGCGGGAGCGCAACGCCGGCGTGCTCAACCGGCACATCCTGCCGACGTTCCGCACGGTCCCCCTGCGGGAGATCACCACTCCGCAGGTACGGCGCTGGCGTACCGACCTCCTCGACGCCGGGGTCGGGCCGGCCACCGTCTCCAAGGCGTACCAAGTCCTCCGGGCCATCATGAACACGGCCGTGGATGATGGGCTGATCGAACGGAATCCGTGCCGGGTCAAGGGCGCGGGAACGGTCACCCACACCGAGCGGCCGTTCCTCTCTGTCCCCGGGGTGTACCGGCTCGCCGACGCGGTCCCGCCTCACTGCCGCGTCCTGGTGCTCCTGGCCGCGTTCGCCGCGCTCCGCTTCGGTGAGCTGGCCGCGCTCCAGCGCCGGGACATCGACCTGGAGGCCCGTACCGTCTCCGTCCGTCGCTCGTACTCCGAGACCCGGACCGACGGCCTCACGGTCAAGGCACCCAAGAGCGCGCCGGGCGTCCGCACCGTGGCGTTCCCGGCCTCTCTCGTGCCCGACTTGGCGCACCACCTCGCGGAGCATGCGGAAGCCGGCCGCACCGGGCTCGTCTTCGTCGGGGCCCGCGGCGGTGTCCTCCGGCGGAACAACTTCCGGCGGATCTGGCTCCGCGCCCTCTCCACGACCGGTCTCGGTGACGTCCACTTCCACGATCTCCGGCACACCGGCAACACCCTCGCCGCGACCGGCGGCGCCACCACCCGCGAACTGATGCACCGCATGGGCCACTCGTCGGTGCGGGCCGCGCTGGTCTATCAACACCTCGTCAACGGCCGCGACCACCAGATCGCGGACTACGTGGGCGGTCAGATCAAGAAGGTGAAGCGGCCTCCGCGCGGCCCATCTGGCACGTGA
- a CDS encoding helix-turn-helix domain-containing protein yields the protein MKGRYLSVDQVAELLGTSARFPRRLIAERRITFVKVGRHVRIPESAVDAYITEHTVEPITVRATRLKAVA from the coding sequence ATGAAGGGCCGATACCTCAGCGTCGATCAGGTGGCCGAACTGCTCGGCACCTCGGCGCGCTTCCCCCGACGGCTGATAGCCGAGCGGCGCATCACCTTCGTGAAGGTCGGCCGTCACGTCCGCATCCCGGAGAGTGCCGTGGACGCCTACATCACGGAGCACACCGTGGAACCGATCACGGTCCGTGCCACGCGCCTGAAGGCGGTGGCGTGA
- a CDS encoding GNAT family N-acetyltransferase has translation MRLRNVSPDDVDAYVRMRCDPVMMADLGGPQSREGMAAKVCRDAEQAAADLAWFKMIVPNPATPEVVAGTVALWSHTPDDGPISEIGWMVLPQLQGQGLGKRAVRALLDQARDENRWGVVHAFPATNNAASNGICRSVGFRFVSETDLTFAGQIFKTNHWAVDPRTDLP, from the coding sequence GTGAGGTTGCGCAACGTATCGCCGGACGATGTCGACGCCTACGTCCGGATGCGGTGCGATCCCGTCATGATGGCTGACCTGGGCGGCCCCCAGTCGCGTGAGGGGATGGCGGCCAAGGTATGCCGGGATGCAGAGCAGGCGGCTGCCGACCTTGCCTGGTTCAAAATGATCGTTCCCAATCCTGCCACCCCCGAGGTGGTGGCAGGGACGGTCGCCCTCTGGTCCCACACCCCCGATGACGGACCGATCTCCGAGATCGGCTGGATGGTTCTGCCCCAGTTGCAAGGGCAAGGACTGGGCAAGCGCGCCGTGCGCGCTCTCCTGGACCAGGCTCGGGACGAGAACCGCTGGGGAGTCGTGCACGCCTTCCCAGCAACGAACAACGCCGCCTCGAACGGCATCTGCCGCTCGGTCGGTTTCCGCTTCGTCTCCGAGACCGACCTGACCTTCGCCGGTCAGATCTTCAAGACCAACCACTGGGCCGTGGACCCGAGGACGGACCTGCCCTGA